Proteins co-encoded in one Candidatus Margulisiibacteriota bacterium genomic window:
- the corA gene encoding magnesium/cobalt transporter CorA, whose amino-acid sequence MFNKTKQKKLVENPVKSECALHAATLNTAGKPGDYVKITLFSYSEDKFEEKELKEVREYLDYKEKKSISWINIDGVHDHKIIKDVEEMLGLHPLVIEDLTNTSQRPKYEDFGDYIFILLKMLEDNKERNEIDIEQVSLIITKDLVVSFQEDKEGDVFECIRDRIRNNRGKIRALKADYLAYSLIDAIVDYCFSILEKIGETIEEMETDIIKDPDIKTIESIHKLKREITYLRRSIWPLRDVINEFLREESSIVSESSKVFIRDVYNHTVQLIDIIETCRDMVTVLLDIYVTSINNKLNEIMKVLAVIATIFMPLSFIASLYGMNFKYMPELGWHFGYPMALTIMAVIFISMLVYFKTKKWF is encoded by the coding sequence ATGTTTAATAAAACTAAACAAAAAAAACTTGTTGAAAATCCCGTAAAGAGTGAATGCGCTTTACATGCTGCCACTCTGAATACCGCTGGAAAACCCGGCGATTACGTTAAAATTACACTTTTTAGCTACTCTGAAGATAAATTTGAAGAAAAAGAACTGAAAGAAGTTAGGGAATATCTTGATTACAAAGAAAAGAAGAGCATTTCCTGGATAAACATTGACGGGGTTCATGACCATAAAATAATAAAAGACGTGGAAGAAATGCTGGGCTTGCATCCTCTTGTTATCGAGGATCTGACCAATACTTCGCAAAGGCCGAAATATGAGGACTTCGGAGATTATATTTTTATACTGTTAAAAATGTTGGAGGATAATAAAGAAAGGAACGAAATAGACATTGAACAGGTTAGCCTGATAATAACCAAAGACCTGGTTGTTTCCTTTCAGGAAGATAAAGAAGGAGATGTTTTTGAATGTATCCGCGACAGGATCAGGAACAATCGCGGGAAAATAAGAGCCCTGAAGGCAGACTATCTGGCCTATTCATTAATTGACGCAATAGTTGATTATTGTTTCAGTATTTTGGAAAAAATCGGAGAAACTATTGAAGAAATGGAAACTGATATTATTAAAGATCCTGATATAAAAACAATAGAATCAATACATAAGTTAAAAAGAGAAATAACCTATTTAAGAAGATCAATCTGGCCCTTAAGAGATGTTATAAATGAATTTTTAAGAGAGGAATCCAGTATCGTTTCAGAATCAAGCAAAGTATTTATACGGGATGTATACAATCATACAGTTCAATTAATCGATATTATTGAGACATGCAGAGATATGGTTACGGTTTTACTGGATATTTATGTAACCAGCATAAATAATAAGCTGAATGAGATTATGAAAGTTTTGGCTGTAATTGCTACGATTTTTATGCCATTAAGCTTTATTGCCAGTCTTTATGGTATGAATTTTAAATATATGCCCGAACTTGGCTGGCATTTCGGTTACCCCATGGCCCTAACCATCATGGCTGTTATTTTTATTTCTATGCTTGTTTATTTTAAAACCAAGAAGTGGTTTTAG
- a CDS encoding DUF1018 domain-containing protein — KKELQLSDDDYRKILHNIAGVTTSKDLDEQKFRKLMHYFVRSKYYKLNQNGLTIKQKLYVQYLGNQLKWTEEHLNNFIRKYYKQNNLNEISKKDASKLIESLKKIIEKH; from the coding sequence AAAAAAGGAATTACAGTTGTCAGATGATGATTATCGCAAGATATTGCATAACATTGCAGGTGTTACAACCTCCAAAGACCTGGATGAACAAAAGTTCAGGAAGCTTATGCATTATTTTGTTCGAAGCAAATACTACAAGCTCAACCAGAACGGATTGACGATAAAACAAAAATTGTATGTCCAGTATTTGGGTAACCAGCTTAAATGGACAGAAGAACATCTGAATAATTTCATCAGGAAATATTATAAACAGAATAACCTTAATGAAATTTCCAAAAAAGATGCTTCAAAGCTTATAGAATCCTTAAAAAAAATAATTGAAAAACATTAA